CCGCCTGGCTGAGCGGCGGCACCCTGCTGGCCCGGATCGAGGGGGTGCTCATCCACGTCTTCAATCTTGTAGTGCGGGCGGCGCTCTTCGCTCTCGCCCAGATCCGCCACGTGCCGGGCCTGCTGGGGTCCCCGGCGTCCCCAGTGGCGCGCTGAAAAATCGAGAATCGTGCACGTGCTCGTGCAGGTGCACGTGCACGATGAGATGCTGGCGCGGCCGCAGATCCTTGATTGCAGCGCCGACCTTTCACGCGACTCGGATTCCTGCACGCCCCCCCCCTTTGCCCTCCCGGCGGTGCCGTGGTAGGTTCCGCGCGCCTGAATATTGACTGCTCAGTCAACGGGCCAATCCAATCACACAGAGAAAAAGGGGAACCCACCCATGGGCAAGCTTGATGGAAAAGTCGCACTGGTAACCGGCGCGGGCGGCGGCATTGGCCGCGCGCACGCGATGCTGCTGGCAAAGGAAGGCGCCTCGGTCGTCGTGAACGACCTGGGCGGCTCGCGAGACGGCAAGGGCGGCTCGGACGCCATGGCCAGCCAGGTGGCCGAGGAGATCAAGGCGGCCGGCGGCAAGGCGGTTCCCAACTTTGATTCGGTCGCAGAGGACGCAGGCGCCAGGAACATGGTCCAGCAGGCCATCGACGAGTTCGGCAAGCTCGACATCCTCATCGCCAACGCGGGCATCCTGCGCGACAAGACCTTCAAGAACATGGACGAGGAAATGTGGGACATCGTGGTGAAGGTCCACCTCAAGGGCACCTACTTCACCACGCGCCACGCCTACGACCACATGGCCGCGCGCGGCGAGGGCGGACGCATCATCATGACGAGTTCCACCTCCGGCCTGTTCGGCAATTTTGGCCAGACCAACTACGGCGCGGCCAAGGCCGGTATCGCGGGCTTTATGCGCTGCCTGTGGCCCGAGGCCGAGCGCAAGGGCGTCACCGTCAACGTGCTCGCCCCCGCGGCGCTCACCCGCCTCACCGAAGACCTCCAGGGATTCAGTGACGAAGACGGCTTCGGCAAGAAACTGGCCCCCGAGATGATCAGCCCGGCCATCGTCTGGCTCTGCACCGACGCCGCGGCGAACATCACCGGCCGCCAGTTCCTGGTGTTCGGCAACACGGTCAAACTCATCGAACCCGCCACCGTCGACATTGCTGAGAAGAGCAACGACGAAGCCCCCTGGGACCTCGACGAAATCGGCGCCAAGATCCAGGAAGTCGTCGGCAAGCGCAAGCAGCCGACCTGGAACTAAAAGCGCGCGAAGCGCGCTACCCTGTTGCGCTCCCCCCTGCGGGGGGAGCTGTCCGGCTAAGCCGGACTGAGGGGGCGCCGCGAGGCGGCTCAAACCGGCCCTATCCGCCGGCTTCGCCGACACCTTCCCCCGGCTGCGGGGGAAGGGCTCATTCGACGCGCGCAAGAGCGCGCTACTCAAGGCTGGAGAGTGGAAGCACTGCTTCCATAAAAGGCACGAAATCCCCGCGTCGAAAGACGCGGGGGTTTTTGTTTGTGGGGGGGGGGGCTAGCTATTTCCGCTCTCTACGCCACAAAAAAACGCCGGCCCTTTCGGGCCGGCGTTTTGCGGTACCAGTTTTTGCAAAGGTCAGTTGCCGCTGACGACAGTGCCTCCCATGGCGTCGCAGGCTTCCTGGGAATCGACTTCCCAGACGCTCGTGCTGCCG
Above is a genomic segment from Chrysiogenia bacterium containing:
- a CDS encoding SDR family NAD(P)-dependent oxidoreductase, yielding MGKLDGKVALVTGAGGGIGRAHAMLLAKEGASVVVNDLGGSRDGKGGSDAMASQVAEEIKAAGGKAVPNFDSVAEDAGARNMVQQAIDEFGKLDILIANAGILRDKTFKNMDEEMWDIVVKVHLKGTYFTTRHAYDHMAARGEGGRIIMTSSTSGLFGNFGQTNYGAAKAGIAGFMRCLWPEAERKGVTVNVLAPAALTRLTEDLQGFSDEDGFGKKLAPEMISPAIVWLCTDAAANITGRQFLVFGNTVKLIEPATVDIAEKSNDEAPWDLDEIGAKIQEVVGKRKQPTWN